One Cryobacterium roopkundense genomic region harbors:
- a CDS encoding IclR family transcriptional regulator: MAERASSGGVQSVERVFELLELITAAGGEVMLSELATSTELPLPTIHRLLRTLVAKGYVRQLANRRYVLGPGLIRLGEGASKQLGALVRPQLRTLVDQLGETANMAVLDSDMVLYIAQVPSKHSMRMFTEVGRRAHLHDTGVGKAILAQMKDDSVRAVMARAGMPSATSTSITNVDDLLADLRLIRERGYSIDDGEQEVGVRCFAMAVPNAPTLTAISVSGPVSRVDGSFAERAVPMLRAAAEELSRDLNRATPEA, encoded by the coding sequence ATGGCTGAACGTGCGTCCTCAGGCGGTGTGCAGAGCGTTGAACGAGTCTTCGAGCTGCTCGAACTCATCACCGCGGCCGGCGGTGAGGTGATGCTGAGCGAGCTCGCCACCTCGACGGAGCTGCCGCTGCCCACGATTCACCGCCTGCTGCGCACTCTCGTGGCCAAAGGGTACGTGCGTCAGCTCGCCAACCGCCGTTACGTGCTCGGCCCGGGCCTGATCCGTCTCGGCGAGGGCGCGAGCAAGCAACTCGGTGCGCTCGTTCGACCGCAGCTGCGCACTCTCGTCGACCAGTTGGGGGAGACGGCCAACATGGCCGTGCTCGATTCCGACATGGTGCTCTACATCGCCCAGGTGCCGTCGAAGCACTCGATGCGCATGTTCACCGAGGTGGGCCGTCGGGCGCACCTTCATGACACCGGCGTGGGCAAGGCCATCCTGGCGCAGATGAAAGACGACAGCGTGCGCGCAGTCATGGCTCGGGCGGGTATGCCGAGCGCCACGAGCACGAGCATCACGAACGTCGACGACCTGCTCGCCGACCTGCGGCTCATCCGCGAGCGCGGCTACTCCATCGACGACGGCGAGCAGGAAGTTGGTGTGCGCTGCTTCGCCATGGCCGTGCCGAACGCGCCCACTCTCACCGCCATCTCGGTGTCCGGCCCGGTCTCCCGCGTCGACGGCTCCTTCGCCGAACGGGCGGTGCCCATGCTGCGCGCCGCCGCCGAGGAGCTGTCCCGCGATCTCAACCGCGCGACGCCCGAGGCCTGA
- the ppsA gene encoding phosphoenolpyruvate synthase — protein sequence MRESTVVWFDEIGLADIAAVGGKNASLGEMVRTLAAEGVRVPDGFATTANAYREFIAENGIEIPLRRELDRYHSGDATLRETGQALRELFLSGEFAPDAAHGIRQAYRRLGKTTGSANPAVAVRSSATAEDLPDASFAGQQETFLNVTGERDLLDACRRCYASLFTDRAISYREMKNFDHLDVALSIGVQRMIRSDLGGSGVMFSIDTDSGFPGVAVISAAWGLGETVVQGVVDPDKYLVFKALLERPGCTPIIEKTLGAKERKMVYAAGGSARTRTIDTNERERQAFVLSDTDIVQLGRWAVIVEKHYGRPMDMEWAKDGQTQELFMVQARPETVQSRASATRFAVSHLIESGPLLVSGIAIGDKIAAGRACVIRDSADIENFVDGAILVTEMTDPDWVPIMARAAGIVTDHGGPTSHAAIVSRELGVPAVVGTRRATETLTDGEVITLSCAEGDEGYVYAGGLAFVTEDVDLGTVPTTHTRVMVNIASPAAAFEWWRLPAAGVGLARMEFIINNLIKIHPMALVHPERVSDAAARREIARLTRGYDDPQEYFVQTLALGIAKLTAPYHPNPVIVGLSDFKTNEYAHLIGGADFEHAEENPMLGFRGASRYYDDRYREGFALECRAIKQVRERIGFDNVKVMVPFCRTTGEADRVLAAMAENGLVRGEDGLQVYMMCEIPANVILADKFATRFDGFSIGSNDLTQLVLGVDRDAEDLATLFDERDEAVLSMISEAIRKAHAAGITIGICGQGPSNHPDFAAFLVQEGIDSISLNPDSFLRAVSRIAEAEAQLDTL from the coding sequence ATGCGCGAGAGCACTGTGGTGTGGTTCGACGAGATCGGCCTGGCCGACATAGCAGCTGTGGGCGGCAAGAACGCCTCGCTCGGTGAGATGGTGCGCACTCTTGCCGCGGAGGGCGTGCGGGTGCCCGACGGATTCGCCACCACCGCAAACGCGTATCGGGAGTTCATTGCCGAGAACGGCATTGAGATTCCGCTGCGCCGCGAGCTGGACAGGTACCACTCCGGCGACGCCACGCTACGGGAGACCGGCCAGGCCCTGCGCGAGTTGTTTCTGAGCGGCGAATTTGCGCCGGACGCGGCCCACGGCATCCGTCAGGCGTACCGCCGGCTCGGGAAGACGACAGGCAGCGCGAACCCGGCCGTCGCCGTGCGCAGCAGCGCGACCGCGGAGGACCTGCCCGACGCGAGCTTCGCCGGCCAGCAGGAGACCTTTCTCAATGTGACAGGGGAACGGGACCTTCTCGACGCCTGCCGTCGGTGCTACGCCTCGCTGTTCACCGACCGGGCGATCAGCTACCGGGAGATGAAGAACTTCGACCACCTCGACGTGGCGCTATCGATCGGCGTCCAGCGTATGATCCGCTCGGACCTCGGGGGGTCCGGCGTCATGTTCTCCATCGACACCGACAGCGGATTCCCCGGGGTGGCCGTGATCAGCGCCGCCTGGGGCCTCGGCGAAACTGTGGTGCAGGGCGTCGTCGATCCCGACAAGTACCTGGTGTTCAAAGCCCTGTTGGAACGGCCCGGCTGCACGCCGATCATCGAGAAGACCCTGGGGGCGAAGGAGCGCAAGATGGTCTACGCCGCCGGCGGGAGCGCGCGCACCCGAACCATCGACACGAACGAACGGGAGCGGCAGGCCTTCGTGTTGAGCGACACCGACATCGTGCAGCTCGGCCGGTGGGCCGTGATCGTGGAAAAGCACTACGGCCGCCCGATGGACATGGAATGGGCCAAGGACGGCCAGACCCAGGAACTGTTCATGGTGCAGGCGCGGCCGGAAACCGTGCAGTCGCGGGCGAGCGCCACCCGCTTTGCGGTGAGTCACCTGATCGAATCGGGACCGCTTCTCGTGTCGGGCATCGCGATCGGCGACAAGATCGCCGCAGGCCGAGCCTGTGTGATCAGAGACTCCGCCGATATCGAGAATTTCGTCGACGGCGCCATCCTTGTCACCGAGATGACAGATCCCGACTGGGTGCCGATCATGGCCCGGGCGGCCGGCATCGTGACCGATCACGGCGGGCCCACGAGCCACGCGGCGATCGTGAGCCGGGAGCTCGGCGTGCCCGCCGTCGTGGGAACCCGCCGTGCCACCGAAACGCTGACAGACGGCGAGGTCATCACGCTGAGCTGCGCCGAAGGAGACGAGGGGTACGTCTACGCCGGCGGGCTCGCCTTCGTCACCGAGGACGTGGACCTGGGAACCGTGCCGACCACCCACACCAGGGTGATGGTGAATATCGCAAGCCCCGCGGCGGCCTTCGAATGGTGGCGGCTGCCGGCCGCCGGTGTGGGCCTGGCGCGGATGGAATTCATCATCAACAACCTGATCAAGATCCACCCGATGGCCCTCGTGCATCCCGAACGCGTGAGCGACGCCGCGGCCCGCCGCGAGATCGCGCGTCTGACTCGCGGCTACGACGACCCGCAGGAGTACTTCGTGCAGACACTGGCGCTCGGCATCGCAAAGCTCACGGCGCCCTATCATCCGAATCCCGTGATCGTAGGCCTGAGCGACTTCAAAACCAACGAGTACGCACACCTGATCGGCGGCGCAGACTTCGAACACGCCGAAGAGAACCCCATGCTGGGATTCCGCGGCGCTTCCCGCTACTACGACGATCGCTACCGGGAGGGCTTCGCCCTCGAGTGCCGCGCGATCAAGCAGGTCCGCGAGCGGATTGGGTTTGACAACGTGAAAGTCATGGTGCCGTTCTGCCGCACGACGGGGGAGGCCGACAGGGTGCTCGCGGCGATGGCCGAGAACGGCCTCGTGCGCGGGGAAGACGGTCTGCAGGTGTACATGATGTGCGAAATTCCCGCGAACGTGATTCTGGCCGACAAGTTCGCCACCCGTTTCGACGGTTTCTCGATCGGGTCCAACGACCTCACCCAGCTGGTGCTCGGCGTGGACCGGGACGCCGAAGACCTGGCGACGCTGTTCGACGAACGCGATGAGGCGGTGCTCAGCATGATCAGCGAGGCCATCCGCAAGGCGCACGCCGCGGGGATCACGATCGGAATTTGCGGGCAGGGGCCGAGCAATCACCCCGACTTCGCGGCATTCCTCGTTCAGGAGGGAATCGATTCGATTTCCCTCAATCCCGACAGTTTCCTGCGGGCGGTGTCGCGCATTGCCGAGGCGGAGGCCCAACTCGACACCCTGTAG
- a CDS encoding alpha/beta hydrolase, with the protein MTESDTFRNWPHVFRAGSATAPVLLMLHGTGGNEEEIARLADSLDPDATVLAPRGRVIEGGMLRWFRRISEGVFDVDDVVLRSAELVVFLAGARAHYGLGERPVVAVGFSNGANIALATALLHPEAIAGVVAFSGMFPLTGRDVTADLSGTGVLLLNGRSDPMAPLASVTVLAAALAAAGAEVEQHVRDGGHGVTQPDVVAAQSWLARRGPVTG; encoded by the coding sequence GTGACCGAGTCTGACACTTTCAGAAACTGGCCGCACGTTTTCCGCGCCGGTTCGGCGACCGCCCCCGTGTTGTTGATGCTGCACGGCACCGGCGGCAACGAGGAGGAGATCGCGCGACTGGCCGACTCGCTCGACCCCGATGCGACAGTGCTCGCACCCCGTGGCCGGGTCATAGAGGGTGGCATGCTGCGCTGGTTCCGTCGCATCTCGGAGGGAGTCTTCGACGTGGATGACGTCGTGCTCCGCTCTGCGGAACTCGTTGTCTTCCTCGCGGGAGCCCGAGCACACTACGGGCTCGGCGAGCGCCCCGTCGTCGCCGTGGGCTTCTCGAACGGCGCCAACATCGCCCTGGCCACAGCGCTGCTGCATCCGGAGGCGATCGCGGGAGTCGTGGCGTTCTCGGGCATGTTCCCCCTCACCGGACGCGACGTGACCGCAGATCTCTCCGGCACAGGCGTGCTGCTGCTGAACGGCAGGTCGGACCCGATGGCCCCGCTCGCGAGCGTCACCGTGCTGGCCGCCGCCCTGGCTGCGGCGGGCGCCGAGGTGGAGCAACACGTGCGTGACGGCGGCCACGGTGTGACCCAGCCCGACGTCGTCGCCGCTCAATCGTGGCTGGCTCGCCGCGGGCCCGTCACCGGCTAG
- a CDS encoding ring-cleaving dioxygenase, with amino-acid sequence MTAQTQGLHHVTAIAGAPQRNIDFYVTGLGLRLVKKTVNFDDPGTYHLYYGDDAGRPGSLLTFFPWTGISSGTAGSGQSTSTAFSVPAVSLGWWATHFHKLGVESTLTSTSSSEERLSLLDPDGLQLDLVASSTVDPRNPWDSASVPAEYAVRGQHSSVLTVADPTGTVEVLTRDLGMHLISETADRIRVGAGDGAPGNIVDIIADPTGQVGRTAGGSVHHIAFRVPDHTTQELWREELVDRGYGVTAILDRQYFTSIYFREPGGVLFEIATDTPGFDIDEPLLELGRSLKLPPWLEPNRTQIEQAVVPITLPAENNPTLVLDR; translated from the coding sequence ATGACCGCCCAGACTCAAGGCCTGCACCACGTCACCGCGATAGCCGGTGCACCGCAACGCAACATCGACTTCTACGTGACGGGCCTCGGCCTGCGGCTCGTAAAGAAGACCGTGAACTTCGACGACCCCGGCACCTACCACCTGTACTACGGGGATGACGCGGGCCGCCCCGGCTCGCTGCTCACGTTCTTCCCGTGGACGGGCATCTCGAGTGGCACCGCCGGATCCGGCCAGTCCACCTCGACGGCGTTCTCGGTGCCGGCCGTCAGCCTTGGTTGGTGGGCGACCCACTTCCACAAGCTCGGGGTGGAGTCGACACTGACGTCCACGTCGTCCAGCGAGGAGCGCCTGTCGCTCCTCGACCCCGACGGCCTGCAGCTCGATCTCGTGGCGTCGTCCACGGTTGATCCGCGCAATCCGTGGGATTCGGCATCCGTCCCTGCCGAGTACGCCGTGCGCGGTCAGCACTCCTCTGTGCTCACTGTCGCGGACCCCACCGGCACGGTCGAGGTGCTCACCCGCGACCTCGGCATGCACCTCATCTCCGAGACGGCCGACCGCATCCGCGTGGGCGCCGGCGACGGCGCGCCGGGCAACATCGTGGACATCATCGCTGACCCCACCGGACAGGTGGGCCGCACCGCGGGCGGAAGCGTTCACCACATCGCCTTCAGGGTGCCCGATCACACCACGCAGGAGCTCTGGCGGGAGGAGCTTGTGGACCGGGGATACGGCGTCACCGCCATTCTCGACCGGCAGTACTTCACGTCCATCTACTTCCGCGAGCCCGGTGGAGTGCTGTTCGAAATCGCCACAGACACCCCTGGCTTCGACATCGATGAGCCGCTGCTCGAACTCGGGCGCTCCCTCAAGCTGCCGCCGTGGCTCGAGCCCAATCGCACGCAGATCGAGCAGGCGGTCGTTCCCATCACGCTGCCGGCCGAGAACAACCCGACCCTCGTGCTGGACCGCTGA
- a CDS encoding IS1634 family transposase, protein MASLYKKTINGKPYWYLREMARVDGKPKMVSERYLGSAADIEALHDAREAESLPSKTQHLGFGDTAAVWEIVNRLDVAGIIDSVVGARRSDAGASVGTYLALAALNRVVAPTSKLGFADWWKSTAADRFTKVPASVLDHRRFWDAMHKVTEDQLAEIEQRLAVAMITTFNLDISALALDMTNFATYIDSANTLAPIAQRGKAKQKRTDLRLVGLGLVVTRDGGVPLVAHAYPGNKPDVTQFPLMIDLLSSRHAALAAKAGRATPAEMTVVFDAGQNSLSNFAHVTAKGLAFVGSIPPSIVADLLALPASDRRIVATDRFGGLSAVETRRVVYGSERRVILTHSPTLHEKQAVGFAQTLHKAEGLLTELAATLERGKTRRSTEQVAEEIRSITHDAWVRRVLIWDLTGTTPATHHLTFTVDDDARLMLEAEVFGKRILVTDHDDWPVSDVVAAYRSQSDAEFSFRQLKDPHVVSFSPMHHRTEHNIRVHTFTCVLALQIAHLMRRQAEHAGLHLSVRELLDQLEKIQETVMIFPSTGGRPKARRMLTTTTPTQDQLAEIFNLAKWAPKKN, encoded by the coding sequence ATGGCTAGTTTGTATAAGAAGACGATCAACGGGAAGCCGTACTGGTACCTGCGCGAGATGGCGCGCGTCGACGGCAAGCCCAAGATGGTCTCGGAGCGCTATCTCGGTTCGGCGGCCGATATCGAGGCGTTGCATGACGCCCGCGAGGCCGAATCGTTGCCGTCGAAGACGCAGCACCTCGGCTTCGGAGACACGGCCGCGGTCTGGGAAATCGTGAACCGACTCGACGTGGCCGGGATCATCGATTCCGTCGTCGGTGCGCGCCGCAGCGACGCGGGAGCGTCGGTGGGGACCTATCTGGCATTGGCCGCGCTGAACCGGGTCGTCGCCCCCACGTCGAAGCTCGGCTTCGCGGACTGGTGGAAAAGCACCGCCGCGGACCGGTTCACGAAGGTGCCGGCGAGTGTATTGGATCACCGCCGGTTCTGGGACGCGATGCATAAAGTCACCGAGGATCAGCTCGCCGAGATTGAGCAGCGCCTCGCGGTCGCGATGATCACCACCTTCAACCTGGACATTTCGGCGTTGGCGTTGGATATGACCAACTTCGCGACCTACATCGATTCCGCCAACACCCTCGCCCCTATAGCTCAGCGCGGCAAAGCGAAACAGAAACGCACCGACCTGCGCCTGGTCGGTTTGGGATTGGTCGTCACCCGGGATGGCGGCGTTCCCCTGGTTGCCCATGCCTATCCCGGGAACAAGCCCGACGTCACGCAGTTCCCGTTGATGATTGATCTGCTCAGCTCCCGGCACGCGGCCCTGGCCGCGAAGGCTGGCCGGGCGACGCCGGCGGAGATGACTGTCGTCTTCGACGCCGGCCAGAACTCCCTCAGCAACTTCGCCCACGTCACCGCCAAAGGGCTCGCGTTTGTGGGTTCCATCCCGCCATCCATCGTCGCCGATCTCCTCGCGCTGCCCGCGAGCGACCGTCGCATCGTCGCTACGGACAGGTTCGGCGGACTCAGCGCCGTGGAGACCCGACGGGTTGTCTATGGCTCCGAACGCCGTGTGATTCTCACGCACTCCCCGACCCTGCACGAGAAACAAGCCGTCGGATTCGCGCAAACCCTCCACAAAGCCGAGGGTCTCCTGACCGAACTCGCGGCGACGCTGGAGCGCGGGAAAACTCGACGCAGCACCGAGCAGGTCGCAGAGGAAATCCGGTCGATCACTCACGACGCCTGGGTTCGCCGCGTCCTGATCTGGGACCTGACCGGCACCACGCCGGCCACGCACCACCTGACGTTCACCGTCGACGACGATGCCCGCCTGATGCTCGAGGCGGAGGTGTTTGGCAAACGCATCCTCGTCACCGACCACGACGACTGGCCAGTCAGTGACGTCGTGGCCGCTTACCGGTCCCAGTCCGATGCGGAGTTCAGCTTCCGACAGCTCAAAGACCCCCACGTGGTGTCGTTCTCACCCATGCATCACCGGACCGAGCACAACATCCGCGTGCACACCTTCACCTGCGTCCTCGCCCTCCAAATCGCGCACCTCATGCGCCGCCAAGCCGAGCACGCAGGTCTGCATCTTTCGGTCCGCGAGCTCCTCGACCAGCTCGAGAAAATCCAGGAAACCGTCATGATCTTCCCCTCGACCGGCGGGCGCCCCAAAGCCCGCCGCATGCTCACCACAACCACCCCCACCCAGGACCAGCTTGCCGAGATCTTCAACCTCGCCAAGTGGGCCCCGAAGAAGAATTAG